One window of Athalia rosae chromosome 2, iyAthRosa1.1, whole genome shotgun sequence genomic DNA carries:
- the LOC105684540 gene encoding organic cation transporter protein-like yields MSGEEVKVGSFQVILIVFLGVNYVIVSMNHALPDFHSYTPAFYCKAKGTLNYTNTCVTSSEILANNLTTSETETAAEYPSCEAGYLFDSVRGETSIVTEWGLICERRYLLPFSTMLYFCGAVIGAWIAGVLADRVGRLPVLAMCLYTQGTLAVALYIIQDYRAFLVVRALQGVFVQGLQISTYTLLLELIPANRRTLVAMIFQFAWAFGLALLTGLSYAVADWRVLQLATSVPTAVTVFYIWIIPESPRWLLARGKLTEAHMALEKIAKYNSCCKKHRVETESQVVEVNNASSCIAESVTPVKPKRKSRISNADLNETKTSDILCEEAAELLATANSCESKIMEPTHPPTTSESLERGTSNLELRMELNDEIEFSDLPPAPPSPHASEENQRSDECDSPENQEVPPEVVEEDEVELRVAQVEPPLEKERASGIDANISKERKNEDVEVRSEVAKNQTFLNLLRYSRPRRNFTVMISVWFIVYLTYFGVTLNLPNLSDDRHVNYAISASLDLLAYVMTCFVLMKFGRRIPLVIYLILSGAICIVAGAVSMPAHKNASWTGPTKSTLILAGKGTIVSSLAVIYLYTVEVFPTVLRGSGLGFCEMSGKFGTLIAPHLLLWGEKTSAAVPMTLMGTLCILSGILSFALPETLDKPLPDTIDQSEDLFKKSRPKSGTEEEPAIKINNNKRNTARDEQNERDILREKLFSDENGGKTWVDAGNGIIVNFSDTKNSE; encoded by the exons ATGAGCGGCGAAGAGGTGAAAGTTGGATCCTTCCAAGTGATTCTGATCGTCTTCTTAGGGGTCAACTATGTCATAGTATCGATGAACCACGCACTTCCGGATTTTCACAGTTACACACCAGCGTTCTACTGCAAG GCGAAGGGGACCCTCAATTACACCAACACGTGCGTGACGTCCTCCGAAATATTGGCGAACAATCTGACGACCTCGGAGACCGAAACCGCCGCTGAATATCCGTCGTGCGAGGCCGGGTATCTCTTTGATTCCGTCAGAGGAGAAACGTCGATAGTAACGGAATGGGGACTGATCTGCGAGAGGAGATACCTTTTACCTTTCAGCACAATGCTGTATTTCTGCGGAGCCGTGATCGGCGCCTGGATAGCTGGAGTACTGGCGGATCGCGTCGGGAGACTTCCGGTACTAGCGATGTGTCTCTACACCCAGGGAACTCTGGCCGTCGCGCTTTACATAATTCAG GACTACCGCGCTTTTTTGGTCGTCCGGGCGCTGCAGGGGGTCTTCGTTCAGGGGCTGCAAATTTCCACGTACACTCTACTCTTGGAGCTGATTCCTGCTAATAGGAGAACTTTGGTGGCGATGATTTTTCAGTTCGCATGGGCCTTCGGACTCGCCCTTCTAACCGGACTCAGTTACGCTGTCGCGGACTGGAGGGTCCTCCAGTTAGCCACGTCGGTTCCCACGGCGGTGACCGTTTTCTACATCTG GATAATCCCGGAATCTCCACGGTGGCTGCTGGCCAGGGGTAAACTTACCGAGGCTCACATGGCCTTGGAAAAAATAGCCAAGTACAATAGCTGCTGTAAGAAACACCGCGTGGAAACGGAGTCGCAAGTCGTTGAGGTGAACAACGCGAGCAGCTGCATTGCAGAGAGCGTTACGCCCGTGAAACCTAAGCGGAAATCTCGGATATCGAACGCGGACCTCAACGAAACTAAAACCAGTGACATTCTTTGCGAGGAGGCAGCGGAGCTACTCGCCACTGCGAACAGTTGCGAGAGTAAAATTATGGAAC CGACTCATCCCCCCACAACGTCCGAGAGTTTGGAGCGAGGAACTTCAAATTTGGAATTGCGGATGGAGCTGAACGATGAgattgaattttccgatcttccACCCGCACCTCCATCGCCACACGCTTCGGAGGAGAACCAACGATCCGACGAGTGCGATTCCCCGGAAAACCAAGAAGTCCCACCGGAAGTGGTCGAAGAAGACGAGGTTGAACTTAGAGTAGCTCAGGTGGAACCGCCGCTAGAAAAGGAAAGAGCTTCGGGAATCGATGCGAATATTtcgaaggaaaggaaaaacgaagatgTTGAAGTTAGATCGGAAGTAGCTAAAAATCAGACCTTCTTAAATCTCCTCCGATATTCGAGGCCTCGCAGAAACTTCACAGTTATGATATCCGTCTG gttCATCGTTTATCTGACTTATTTTGGGGTCACGTTGAACTTGCCCAATTTAAGCGATGACCGACACGTGAATTATGCAATTAGCGCATCGCTGGACCTCCTTGCGTACGTGATGACCTGTTTCGTACTGATGAAATTCGGAAGGCGAATTCCTCTCGTTATTTACTTAATATTGAGCGGAGCTATTTGCATCGTAGCGGGTGCGGTCAGCATGCCGGCTCACAAAAATGCATCTTGGACAG GGCCCACAAAATCGACCTTGATTTTGGCAGGAAAGGGAACGATCGTGAGTTCTTTAGCGGTAATTTACCTGTACACCGTAGAAGTTTTTCCCACCGTCTTGCGGGGATCGGGTTTGGGATTCTGTGAAATGTCTGGAAAATTCGGGACTCTAATCGCACCGCATTTATTGCTGTGG ggtGAAAAAACATCGGCTGCGGTACCGATGACGTTGATGGGGACCCTGTGCATTTTGTCAGGAATTTTGAGCTTCGCTCTTCCGGAAACATTGGATAAGCCCTTGCCCGATACCATCGATCAATCGGAAGATTTGTTCAAAAAGAGTCGTCCGAAATCGGGAACAGAAGAGGAGCCTGCCATCaagatcaataataataagcgTAACACTGCACGCGACGAACAAAACGAACGAGATATTCTCCGAGAGAAATTATTCTCCGATGAAAACGGGGGTAAGACATGGGTCGACGCAGGAAATGGtattatcgttaatttttccgaTACTAAAAATAgcgagtaa
- the LOC105684587 gene encoding mediator of RNA polymerase II transcription subunit 31-A, translating to MNRLDDPPGLIKGRKPSFIGMNGVPETDDQQRLRFQVELEFVQCLANPNYLNFLGQRGYFKDPKFINYLKYLLYWKEPEYAKYLKYPMCLYFLDLLQYEHFRREVVNAQCTKFIDDQQILLWQHYTRRRTRLLQTAAEQTQPNNTQNNGMVQPKVP from the exons ATGAACCGGTTGGATGATCCCCCAGGTTTAATAAAAGGAAGGAAACCATCTTTTATCGGAATGAACG GTGTTCCAGAAACTGACGATCAACAGCGACTTCGATTCCAGGTGGAATTGGAATTCGTTCAATGTCTCGCGAATCCAAACTACCTAAACT TTTTAGGACAGCGTGGGTATTTCAAAGATCcgaaattcatcaattatcTGAAATATCTTTTGTACTGGAAAGAGCCTGAGTACGCCAAGTATTTGAAATACCCAATGTGCCTATACTTCCTGGATTTACTGCAGTACGAGCACTTCCGTCGTGAAGTTGTCAATGCCCAATGCACGAAATTCATCGATGATCAACAGATATTACTGTGGCAGCATTACACTAGACGCCGGACAAGGCTTCTGCAAACAGCTGCGGAGCAAACACAGCCTAATAACACTCAAAACAATGGTATGGTGCAGCCAAAAGTACCGTAG
- the LOC105684560 gene encoding synaptosomal-associated protein 29, whose amino-acid sequence MAGHNYLSDPKNPFFALEDDIDDDTFLRSAPPRSQPSSSNYSPYNNYNNYNNDLEQQRDQLMERKKAIEQRTIQSSERSISLLRDSEQIGAATAEELLRQREQLEKTEKRLDDITSTLRFSQKHIQGIKSVFGSLKNYLSGKSMEGPPPTSANLKLPESTSSGSLSSSPLSDSIDRAKANVSTNHPALRVRGLLDEEEPPRLENNVSAILEKNLDEMSGSLARLKGLAVGLTEEIDSQNDLIDTVMEKTEKADITIERQNKDMKRLLKK is encoded by the exons ATGGCAGGCCATAACTATTTGAGTGATCCGAAAAACCCCTTCTTCGCTCTGGAAGATGACATTGATGACGATACATTTTTGCGGAGTGCTCCACCGAGATCGCAACCTTCATCTAGCAACTACTCGccgtataataattacaataattacaataatgatCTTGAACAACAACGGGACCAATTAATGGAACGCAAAAAAGCCATCGAACAACGAACGATTCAGTCCTCTGAAAGATCTATTTCCTTACTGAGGGATTCGGAACAAATTGGTGCAGCCACTGCTGAG GAACTGCTTAGGCAACGAGAACAGTTGGAGAAAACAGAGAAACGTTTAGATGATATCACTAGCACCCTGCGATTTAGCCAGAAGCATATTCAAGGAATAAAAAGTGTGTTTGGTAGCCTAAAGAATTACCTCAGTGGTAAATCTATGGAGGGTCCACCACCGACTAGTGCTAATTTGAAACTACCAGAGTCCACTAGTTCGGGATCATTGTCATCATCACCCTTATCCGATTCGATTGATCGAGCAAAAGCTAATGTTTCCACAAATCATCCGGCGCTACGTGTTCGAGGATTGTTGGATGAAGAAGAACCCCCTAGATTGGAAAATAATGTCAGTGCTATTTTAGAAAAGAATTTAGATGAAATGAGTGGGTCTCTAGCAAGGTTAAAGGGTCTGGCAGTAGGATTAACTGAAGAAATAGATTCTCAAAATGATCTAATCGATACTGTCATGGAGAAAACAGAGAAAGCAGACATTACCATTGAAAGGCAGAATAAGGATATGAAACGCTTGCTTAAAAAGTGA
- the LOC105684685 gene encoding cuticle protein 16.8: protein MEFLKTGLVTLISLVGFGLADVSHILPHDGTIPSSVTPPSPPSPYSFQYSAGRYPGQIDRIHKEAGDGAGSVHGMYSYIDPKYKVRTVEYTADSNGFHPLLTNFEDTQAVPVDSEAVALAKKRHYALYERIATEHARGVQVNSPAETVSVQRAKDRHLNLFAKIAQEHAAIAAEREAEKRAFEATSIPNDVHEEEIH from the exons ATGGAGTTTTTGAAAACAGGATTG GTGACGCTTATTAGTCTGGTAGGTTTTGGCCTCGCAGACGTGTCTCACATTTTGCCACACGATGGAACCATACCCAGCAGTGTCACACCTCCGTCTCCGCCTTCACCTTACAGTTTCCAGTATTCCGCGGGAAGATATCCCGGCCAGATCGACCGCATCCATAAAGAGGCCGGCGATGGTGCAGGCTCGGTGCACG GTATGTACTCTTACATAGATCCAAAGTACAAGGTCCGCACCGTGGAGTACACTGCGGATAGCAATGGCTTTCACCCTTTATTGACCAACTTTGAGGACACTCAGGCCGTACCCGTCGATTCCGAGGCTGTAGCCTTGGCCAAGAAAAGACATTATGCCCTCTACGAACGCATCGCCACCGAACATGCTCGAGGAGTGCAAGTTAATTCACCAGCG GAAACGGTAAGCGTGCAGCGAGCGAAGGATCGACATCTCAATCTCTTCGCAAAGATAGCGCAGGAGCACGCCGCTATCGCTGCGGAACGGGAAGCTGAGAAACGTGCTTTCGAGGCTACTTCGATCCCGAACGATGTCcatgaagaagaaattcactGA